The Rhododendron vialii isolate Sample 1 chromosome 8a, ASM3025357v1 genome has a window encoding:
- the LOC131298662 gene encoding protein MAINTENANCE OF MERISTEMS-like encodes MTGRDPEFQRRLLGRRLRAEKGDAPYAQLLEFWTEPPEGRVQEEQMARCFLLYFIPVLRNIGEIARFDLGGAALGVCYAFMGSLSRGAGKSLGGYWQVWELWTYEILDMYPPTMSCLDDTILPRALRWSKEYRGVKKGNGDLNADRLYLDELRPDRVHWCIWDRFEIPYVAQSREVTRGMVLLESPYGSEWYLGDRVSRESLRLDTLLVLGPLLPLVLTMSEYMLEEVERFTQPDSQLKPLI; translated from the exons ATGACAGGGAGAGACCCTGAGTTCCAGAGGCGTCTCCTGGGGCGCAGGCTGAGGGCGGAGAAAGGGGACGCGCCGTATGCTCAACTGTTGGAGTTTTGGACGGAGCCCCCGGAGGGTAGAGTTCAGGAGGAACAGATGGCGAGGTGTTTCTTGTTGTAC TTCATACCGGTCTTAAGGAATATCGGGGAGATTGCCCGTTTTGACTTGGGTGGCGCAGCTTTGGGGGTGTGCTACGCCTTCATGGGGTCTCTTTCTCGAGGAGCTGGGAAGAGCCTTGGTGGCTATTGGCAAGtctgggag CTTTGGACATATGAGATACTGGACATGTACCCTCCCACGATGTCGTGTCTCGATGATACGATACTCCCTCGGGCCCTCCGTTGGTCGAAGGAGTATCGAGGAGTGAAGAAGGGAAATGGTGACCTGAATGCCGATCGGCTGTACTTGGACGAGCTGCGTCCCGACCGG GTACACTGGTGCATCTGGGATCGTTTCGAGATTCCATATGTGGCCCAGAGCAGGGAGGTGACGAGAGGGATGGTGCTGCTTGAGTCCCCTTACGGCTCGgagtggtacctgggtgaccgggtatCACGTGAATCATTAAGGCTAGACACTTTATTAGTCCTTGGGCCGCTCCTTCCTCTCGTGCTGACGATGAGTGAGTATATGCTGGAGGAGGTGGAGCGGTTCACGCAGCCAGACTCTCAGCTCAAGCCATTGATTTAG